In Caproiciproducens sp. NJN-50, the following are encoded in one genomic region:
- a CDS encoding hydrolase — protein sequence MGYKEEFEEIYLEKIKRNGAAELLAWLNSTDFFTAPASTKFHCACLGGLVQHSVSVYHVMMEKHFDPETDSEESFAICALLHDVCKAQFYKKGTRNVKNEETGAWEKRPYYTIDDSYPYGHGEKSVFLIERFLRLKTSEAIAIRWHMGGFDDSARGGSFAISQAYEKYPIAVKLHLSDLESTYLREKGTSAVHRR from the coding sequence TTGGGCTATAAGGAAGAGTTCGAAGAGATATATCTGGAGAAAATCAAAAGAAACGGCGCGGCGGAGCTGCTTGCCTGGCTAAATTCCACGGATTTTTTCACGGCGCCCGCAAGCACGAAATTCCATTGCGCCTGTCTGGGCGGGCTTGTGCAGCACAGCGTAAGCGTATATCATGTGATGATGGAAAAACATTTTGATCCGGAGACGGACAGTGAGGAGAGCTTTGCCATTTGTGCCCTGCTCCACGACGTATGTAAGGCCCAGTTTTACAAAAAGGGGACCCGGAATGTAAAAAACGAGGAGACGGGAGCCTGGGAAAAGCGCCCTTATTACACCATTGACGACAGTTACCCCTATGGCCACGGGGAAAAGTCGGTGTTCCTGATCGAACGCTTTCTGCGCCTGAAGACATCGGAGGCCATTGCCATCCGCTGGCATATGGGAGGTTTTGACGACTCGGCCAGGGGCGGCAGCTTTGCCATCAGCCAGGCATACGAAAAGTATCCGATCGCCGTCAAGCTCCATTTGTCGGACCTGGAAAGTACATATCTCCGCGAAAAGGGAACCTCTGCGGTCCACCGCCGCTGA